One Candidatus Binatia bacterium genomic region harbors:
- a CDS encoding PIN domain-containing protein → MRGRERVLVDSGAWIALVRAADAHHAEADRCLRKAMRGRVALLTTNLVVAEVHRFLLFHMGIQPASTFLDRLDASPLLVIEYVTDAHHRAARRWLSKLSDQVITYTDAVSFAVMDATGCTAVLSFDHDFATAGFRLWQPA, encoded by the coding sequence GTGCGCGGCCGCGAACGCGTCCTCGTCGATAGCGGGGCGTGGATCGCGCTGGTCCGGGCGGCCGACGCGCATCACGCGGAGGCGGACCGCTGTCTGCGGAAGGCGATGCGCGGGCGTGTAGCATTGCTCACCACGAACCTCGTCGTTGCCGAAGTGCATCGGTTTCTGTTGTTCCACATGGGCATTCAACCGGCCTCGACGTTTCTGGATCGGCTCGACGCCAGTCCGTTATTGGTCATCGAATATGTGACGGACGCCCATCACCGCGCCGCCCGGCGGTGGTTGTCCAAGTTGTCCGATCAGGTCATCACCTACACCGACGCCGTGAGCTTCGCGGTGATGGACGCCACCGGCTGTACAGCCGTGCTCAGCTTCGATCACGATTTCGCCACCGCCGGCTTCCGGCTGTGGCAACCGGCTTGA
- a CDS encoding PIN domain-containing protein, with protein MGWLIDTSIWIAVERGTLGAADIHAVTRQEPVYLSPVNVAEMQFGLEMLRAGPLKNKAAASIRRLRRKPQLRITVETAEVFGALTAHLKKAGRAADFRINDLWLAAQAIQRDFRLLTSNPKDFADIPGLQMVAIPLRGGAGKA; from the coding sequence GTGGGCTGGTTGATCGATACGAGCATTTGGATCGCCGTGGAGCGTGGAACGCTTGGCGCGGCGGACATTCACGCTGTGACCCGCCAAGAACCGGTGTACCTCTCCCCGGTGAACGTCGCCGAGATGCAGTTCGGTCTGGAGATGCTGCGAGCCGGGCCCTTGAAGAACAAGGCAGCCGCATCGATACGCCGCCTCCGACGCAAGCCACAGTTGCGGATCACGGTAGAAACCGCCGAGGTCTTTGGCGCCCTCACGGCGCACCTGAAGAAGGCCGGGCGTGCGGCCGACTTCAGGATCAACGACCTCTGGCTGGCAGCACAGGCAATCCAGCGTGATTTCCGGCTGCTGACCTCCAATCCCAAGGACTTCGCGGATATTCCCGGCTTGCAAATGGTCGCAATACCGTTGCGAGGAGGTGCTGGGAAAGCCTGA
- a CDS encoding radical SAM protein, producing MEISITGRCNLRCRYCFYADEMAALSDLPTERWLTCFEALGRLAVQRVTLSGGEAFTRPDLFDLIDGLIANRMRYGILTNGTLLTERTIAAFEEGKRRLRLDSIQVSIDGSRAEVHDKSRPPHSFHSALRGLRLLKAAGLPVAVRVTINRHNVDDLEDLAHLLIEDVGLEGFSTNEAEQMGSARCYGQDVVLTEEERRRAMEALTRLNERYGGRIGAQAGPLSRARHFAEIEGRVARGETGIPGRGTLCSCGGVFAKMAILHDGTMVPCSLLPTLTMGVVGVNPIQDAWQRHPSIDAVRRRRQIPLSALGSCAGCPYTGFCTGGCPAVAMARYGRLNAIDPLTCYRAWAKDA from the coding sequence GTGGAGATCTCGATCACCGGGCGCTGCAACCTGCGCTGCCGCTACTGCTTCTACGCCGACGAGATGGCTGCCCTGTCCGACCTTCCCACCGAGCGCTGGCTGACGTGCTTCGAGGCCCTGGGCCGGCTGGCCGTGCAGCGGGTAACCCTGAGCGGCGGGGAGGCCTTCACTCGCCCCGACCTGTTCGACCTGATAGACGGCTTGATCGCCAACCGCATGCGCTACGGCATCCTGACCAACGGTACGCTCCTCACCGAAAGGACCATCGCCGCCTTCGAGGAGGGCAAGCGCCGCCTGCGGCTGGACTCGATCCAGGTCTCGATCGACGGCTCGCGCGCCGAGGTGCACGACAAGAGCCGCCCACCCCACAGCTTCCACAGCGCACTGCGGGGGCTGCGCCTGCTGAAAGCCGCCGGGCTGCCCGTCGCCGTGCGGGTGACCATCAACCGCCACAACGTGGACGACCTGGAGGACCTGGCCCACCTGCTGATCGAGGACGTGGGCCTCGAGGGCTTCAGTACCAACGAGGCCGAGCAGATGGGCTCGGCCCGCTGCTACGGGCAGGACGTGGTGCTGACCGAGGAGGAACGCCGCCGGGCCATGGAGGCGCTGACGCGGTTGAACGAGCGCTACGGGGGCCGCATCGGCGCCCAGGCCGGCCCCCTGTCCCGGGCCCGGCACTTCGCCGAGATCGAAGGGCGCGTGGCCCGAGGCGAGACGGGGATCCCCGGGCGCGGCACGCTTTGCTCCTGCGGCGGTGTGTTCGCCAAGATGGCCATCCTGCACGACGGCACCATGGTGCCCTGCAGCCTGCTGCCCACCCTCACGATGGGCGTGGTGGGCGTGAACCCGATCCAGGACGCCTGGCAGCGCCACCCCTCGATCGACGCGGTGCGCCGGCGCCGCCAGATCCCCTTGAGCGCCCTGGGATCGTGCGCCGGCTGCCCCTACACCGGCTTCTGCACGGGCGGCTGCCCCGCCGTGGCGATGGCGAGGTACGGACGGCTGAACGCGATCGACCCGCTGACCTGCTACCGGGCATGGGCAAAGGATGCCTGA
- a CDS encoding nucleotidyltransferase family protein produces MSMPVDHPTRTELLLCSMLSDGSAWDADLASLPDSAWDELVQQASRHGVGPLLYRRLKGSGPDGGVDGVPERVVDRLRDEYLGCATRNTLIYHRLTEVFDALRDAGIPVIPLKGAHIAELVYGNVALRSLGDVDLLVRKSDLAGAAEALEGVGYRPSQPFWIEATCATRHQLPPFIKAGGPMIEVHWTIERPGGPFRIDLDGLWQRAQPADINGSPVLVLSPEDLMLHLCLHACFHHRLTIGARALCDVAAVIRRDQGGLDWEQLVARAREWGATKPVYLTLWLARAWVGAAVPPDVLADLAPADLNPGLVALATEQLFGARTGGSLPVSSNFMRIWNVRGLRGKVAGFLRFTFPSRETMATMYPAPPSSGRIYLYYPVRLKDVLVRYGRSAWRLLRRDEVMLVSARRENNGNALVDWLARP; encoded by the coding sequence ATGAGCATGCCCGTGGATCACCCGACCCGGACCGAGCTGCTGCTCTGCTCGATGCTGAGCGATGGCTCGGCGTGGGACGCCGACCTGGCGAGCCTGCCGGACTCCGCATGGGACGAGCTGGTGCAGCAGGCCTCCAGGCACGGTGTGGGGCCTCTCCTGTACCGGCGACTGAAGGGCAGCGGACCGGACGGCGGCGTGGATGGGGTCCCCGAACGCGTCGTGGACCGGTTGCGGGACGAGTACCTGGGGTGCGCGACGAGGAACACGCTGATCTACCACAGGCTGACGGAGGTGTTCGACGCCCTGCGGGACGCGGGCATCCCGGTCATCCCTCTCAAGGGAGCGCACATCGCGGAGCTAGTCTACGGCAACGTGGCCCTCAGGTCGCTGGGCGACGTGGACCTGCTGGTCCGTAAGTCCGACCTGGCGGGGGCGGCCGAGGCGCTGGAGGGAGTCGGCTACCGCCCGTCCCAGCCCTTCTGGATCGAAGCGACATGCGCCACCCGCCATCAGCTGCCCCCCTTCATCAAGGCCGGCGGGCCCATGATCGAGGTGCACTGGACCATCGAGCGCCCGGGCGGCCCCTTCCGGATCGACCTCGACGGACTGTGGCAGAGGGCGCAGCCGGCCGACATCAATGGCAGCCCGGTGTTGGTCCTGTCCCCCGAGGACCTGATGCTCCACCTGTGCCTGCACGCCTGCTTCCACCACCGTCTAACGATCGGAGCCAGGGCTCTGTGCGACGTCGCGGCCGTGATCCGGCGCGATCAGGGTGGGCTGGACTGGGAGCAGTTAGTCGCCCGCGCCCGGGAGTGGGGGGCGACCAAGCCCGTGTACCTCACGCTGTGGCTTGCGCGGGCGTGGGTGGGGGCGGCCGTGCCCCCCGACGTGCTCGCCGACCTGGCCCCCGCCGACCTCAACCCGGGGCTCGTGGCCCTGGCCACGGAGCAGCTTTTCGGCGCGCGCACGGGTGGCTCTCTGCCGGTGAGTTCGAACTTCATGCGGATCTGGAACGTCCGCGGGCTCCGGGGCAAGGTGGCCGGCTTCCTCAGGTTCACGTTCCCGTCCCGCGAGACCATGGCGACCATGTACCCGGCCCCCCCTTCCTCCGGGCGGATCTACCTCTACTACCCTGTGCGGCTGAAGGACGTTCTCGTCCGCTACGGCCGCAGCGCCTGGCGGCTGCTGCGCCGGGACGAGGTCATGCTGGTTTCGGCCCGGCGGGAGAACAATGGCAACGCCCTGGTGGACTGGTTAGCCCGGCCCTGA
- a CDS encoding ribbon-helix-helix domain-containing protein — translation MKPVQVYVDDEELARLDAWSRERGMTKSQALRAAIRALTRPPDDDPLLSLSGMVHDRLPPDCSERFDRYLQETFVAEAPASYQKRRARPRTRPRR, via the coding sequence ATGAAACCGGTGCAGGTGTACGTCGACGACGAAGAACTGGCGCGGCTCGACGCCTGGTCGCGGGAACGCGGCATGACGAAGTCACAAGCACTGCGGGCCGCCATCCGCGCCCTCACCCGCCCGCCCGACGATGATCCCTTGTTGTCCCTGAGCGGGATGGTCCATGACCGCTTGCCGCCCGATTGCAGCGAGCGGTTCGACCGCTATCTGCAGGAGACGTTCGTTGCCGAGGCTCCAGCATCGTACCAGAAGCGCCGTGCGCGGCCGCGAACGCGTCCTCGTCGATAG
- a CDS encoding radical SAM protein, with amino-acid sequence MSLCDFTEQGSPDGTERPAPGLPEGVPALRTFYLYLSTSCNLSCRHCWIVPRFVDGRADPGDVIDPAALRAAVREARPLGLHSAKLTGGEPTLHPRFVEIVDMLTAEGLSLNMETNGTLLTAELARYLKNETSVGFISVSIDGADAATHDAFRRVPGAFDAVLRGLDFIVGAGYANAQVIMSVHRGNRDQVEEVVRLAAAHGARSVKFNPVTNTGRGAVMHRSGEGLDFEERMALARYVYDELGPRLEAEGLPISLVLNTALALTPIHELMRRNGRTGDCGVRGILGILGGGEIVLCGIGRTVPELVYGRLGKGSIREIWLTHPTILELRRVLADAEGFPGICGGCALAERCRTGCVAQNFVDGRRLVWPDALCMEAERRGAFPATRRKPPVSGRGASCE; translated from the coding sequence GTGTCCCTCTGTGACTTCACCGAGCAAGGCTCCCCGGACGGGACGGAGCGTCCGGCCCCCGGCCTGCCCGAGGGCGTGCCGGCCCTGCGGACCTTTTACCTGTACCTGTCCACCAGCTGCAACCTTTCCTGCCGCCACTGCTGGATCGTGCCGCGCTTCGTTGACGGACGGGCGGACCCCGGCGACGTAATCGACCCCGCCGCGCTGCGGGCGGCCGTGCGGGAGGCCCGCCCGCTGGGCCTGCACAGCGCCAAGCTCACCGGGGGCGAGCCGACGCTTCACCCCCGTTTCGTCGAGATCGTGGACATGCTCACGGCCGAGGGGCTGAGTCTCAACATGGAGACCAACGGCACGCTGCTCACCGCCGAGCTGGCGCGCTATCTGAAGAACGAGACCAGCGTGGGCTTCATCTCGGTCAGCATCGACGGCGCCGACGCCGCCACGCACGACGCCTTCCGCCGCGTCCCCGGGGCCTTCGACGCCGTCCTGCGGGGCTTGGACTTCATCGTCGGGGCCGGCTACGCCAACGCCCAGGTGATCATGTCGGTGCACCGCGGCAACCGCGACCAGGTGGAGGAGGTGGTCCGCCTGGCCGCCGCGCACGGCGCCCGCTCGGTGAAGTTCAACCCGGTCACCAACACCGGGCGGGGCGCCGTTATGCACAGGAGCGGGGAGGGCCTGGACTTCGAGGAGCGAATGGCCCTTGCGCGCTACGTCTACGACGAGCTCGGGCCGCGCCTTGAGGCCGAGGGGCTGCCCATCTCCCTGGTGCTCAACACCGCGCTGGCCCTGACCCCGATCCACGAGCTGATGCGCCGCAACGGGCGCACCGGCGACTGCGGCGTGCGCGGCATCCTGGGCATCCTGGGCGGGGGCGAGATCGTGCTCTGCGGCATCGGGCGCACGGTACCCGAGCTGGTCTACGGGCGGCTGGGGAAAGGCAGCATCCGCGAGATCTGGCTGACCCACCCCACCATCCTGGAGCTGCGCCGGGTCCTGGCCGATGCGGAGGGCTTCCCCGGCATCTGCGGCGGCTGCGCCCTGGCCGAGCGCTGCCGCACCGGCTGCGTGGCGCAGAACTTCGTGGACGGACGCCGGCTGGTGTGGCCCGACGCCCTGTGCATGGAGGCGGAGCGGCGCGGCGCCTTCCCGGCCACCCGGCGCAAGCCCCCCGTGAGCGGGCGGGGCGCCTCGTGCGAGTGA
- a CDS encoding PqqD family peptide modification chaperone — translation MDDTENAWSSGIEERAIGQMDRPLPDPAVVLREGLDDWAVLVNLDTAAALALNSTGILVWKLVDGRRSVEDIVACVGRHFEDVPDTMPGEVMALLDTLAEDGFIGRELPGFASGAPRTGADRR, via the coding sequence ATGGACGACACCGAGAACGCTTGGTCCTCAGGTATCGAGGAGCGCGCGATAGGGCAGATGGACAGGCCCCTTCCCGATCCCGCCGTCGTCTTGCGGGAGGGCCTCGACGACTGGGCCGTCCTGGTCAACCTGGACACGGCTGCGGCTCTAGCCCTCAACTCCACCGGCATCCTGGTGTGGAAGCTGGTGGACGGCAGGCGCAGCGTGGAGGACATCGTCGCCTGCGTGGGTCGCCACTTCGAGGATGTGCCCGACACGATGCCCGGAGAGGTCATGGCACTGCTGGACACGCTGGCCGAGGACGGGTTCATCGGTCGGGAGCTGCCGGGGTTCGCTTCCGGGGCACCCCGGACCGGGGCGGATCGAAGGTAA
- a CDS encoding PqqD family protein, which yields MNLTGRAVWGFLAAPRTVEEIAAYLTESFRGVSTEQAAEDAAGFIRALVPGYVQEIGADD from the coding sequence GTGAACCTCACCGGTCGGGCGGTGTGGGGGTTCTTGGCCGCGCCGCGCACGGTGGAGGAGATTGCCGCCTACCTGACCGAGAGCTTCCGCGGGGTCTCGACCGAGCAGGCCGCGGAGGACGCGGCGGGGTTCATCCGGGCTCTGGTGCCCGGATACGTGCAGGAGATCGGCGCAGATGACTGA
- the scmC gene encoding SynChlorMet cassette protein ScmC: MARRPVHGGGAARRLPGHPAQAPRERAGRLVRVTDPPGLTLALADGRRWLIRPGDERAGVVVAALGAAMGLAAGGSGRELVAVTSEDNRAPLPDPRGDGPLVCPLPAEVGGDMLMIQMNRLALLIARDAHQRGGVLLHGALAAYPQGRPGGQVPEGPCGVVLAGPGTVGKTTASNRLPPPWRSLSDDAVLVVRDDGGRYWAHPWPTWSRFLAGGPGGSWEVQHAVALGAIFFLTQSPEERVTPLNRAQAAALLMGSAQQASGPLTRGMEESAVRAVHREHMDAVHDLAPAVPTRMLHLSLDGAFWEQMERALSGDGDRRGVPGAGGSSESGRRGAEVGPPGGPSFDHDPSCLLVAYTGPSMNPTLREPDLLEVRPYGERPVRVGDVIHFLSPTSERWVVHRVVGLTPAGARTRGDANASADPGILPRSAIAGRVVAAQRGRRRRRIAGGLGGVTARHGARARRAADRLSRRLLHGAYHALARTGALRRLLPPSWRPRVLAFRARHQVLLKLVIGRRVIGRYEAREERWHIRRPYRLFVDESVLPRALGLQPVPRARSRDQVPSTNDPSSF, from the coding sequence GTGGCCCGACGCCCTGTGCATGGAGGCGGAGCGGCGCGGCGCCTTCCCGGCCACCCGGCGCAAGCCCCCCGTGAGCGGGCGGGGCGCCTCGTGCGAGTGACCGATCCGCCCGGCCTGACCCTGGCGCTGGCCGACGGGCGGCGCTGGCTGATCCGGCCGGGGGACGAGCGGGCGGGGGTCGTGGTCGCCGCCCTGGGCGCCGCAATGGGGCTCGCGGCGGGCGGCTCCGGGCGCGAACTGGTGGCGGTTACCAGTGAGGACAACCGCGCGCCGCTGCCAGATCCCAGGGGGGACGGGCCGCTCGTCTGTCCCCTGCCGGCGGAGGTCGGGGGCGACATGCTGATGATCCAGATGAACCGCCTGGCGCTGCTGATCGCCCGCGACGCCCACCAGCGCGGCGGCGTGCTGCTGCACGGCGCCCTGGCCGCCTACCCGCAGGGCCGGCCAGGCGGCCAGGTGCCCGAGGGCCCCTGCGGGGTCGTCCTGGCCGGGCCGGGCACGGTCGGCAAGACCACCGCCAGCAACCGCCTGCCGCCGCCCTGGCGCTCGCTGAGCGACGATGCCGTGCTGGTGGTGCGCGACGACGGGGGACGCTACTGGGCGCACCCCTGGCCGACCTGGAGTCGCTTCCTGGCCGGCGGCCCCGGCGGCTCCTGGGAGGTGCAGCACGCCGTAGCGCTGGGCGCGATCTTCTTCCTCACGCAGTCGCCCGAGGAACGGGTGACCCCCCTCAACCGCGCCCAGGCCGCGGCCCTGCTGATGGGATCGGCGCAGCAGGCGAGCGGCCCGCTGACGCGCGGGATGGAGGAGTCCGCCGTGAGGGCCGTCCACCGTGAGCACATGGATGCCGTGCACGACCTGGCGCCGGCCGTCCCGACCCGCATGCTCCACCTCAGCCTGGACGGCGCGTTCTGGGAGCAGATGGAACGAGCGCTGTCCGGGGACGGGGACCGGAGGGGAGTGCCCGGAGCCGGAGGGAGCAGTGAGAGCGGGAGGCGGGGCGCGGAGGTCGGCCCGCCGGGGGGCCCTTCCTTCGATCACGATCCCTCCTGCCTGCTCGTGGCCTACACCGGTCCCAGCATGAACCCCACCCTGCGCGAGCCGGACCTGCTGGAGGTGCGGCCCTACGGCGAGCGGCCGGTGCGGGTCGGCGACGTGATCCATTTCCTCTCACCCACGAGCGAGCGCTGGGTCGTCCACCGCGTGGTCGGCCTCACGCCCGCCGGCGCCCGTACCCGCGGCGACGCCAACGCCTCAGCCGACCCCGGCATCTTGCCGCGCTCGGCGATCGCCGGCCGCGTGGTGGCGGCCCAGCGGGGCAGGAGGCGGCGGCGCATCGCCGGGGGCTTGGGCGGTGTGACGGCCCGGCACGGAGCCCGGGCCCGCCGCGCGGCCGACCGCCTGAGCCGACGGCTGTTGCACGGCGCGTACCACGCCCTGGCCCGCACCGGGGCACTGCGACGCCTGCTGCCGCCTTCGTGGAGGCCGCGGGTGCTCGCCTTCCGAGCTCGGCACCAGGTCCTGCTCAAGCTGGTGATCGGCCGGCGCGTGATCGGGCGGTACGAGGCCCGGGAGGAGCGCTGGCACATCCGGCGGCCCTACCGCCTGTTCGTGGACGAATCGGTGCTGCCGCGGGCCCTCGGCCTCCAGCCGGTTCCCCGGGCGAGATCACGAGATCAGGTTCCCTCGACCAACGACCCGAGTTCGTTCTGA
- a CDS encoding type II toxin-antitoxin system Phd/YefM family antitoxin has product MKTLSVTEVARNFSTVIDRVEHRQEEILLVRNRRRVARLVPEPPHQTALEVFGDLYRTLDEQTAAALTAQVSAARKRRRGRLSELTNPWAG; this is encoded by the coding sequence ATGAAAACGCTCTCGGTTACCGAGGTCGCCCGTAACTTCAGCACCGTGATCGATCGTGTGGAACACCGGCAGGAAGAGATCCTCCTTGTCCGCAATCGCCGCCGCGTCGCCCGGCTGGTGCCGGAGCCGCCGCACCAAACGGCCCTCGAAGTGTTTGGAGATCTCTACCGCACGCTCGATGAGCAGACAGCCGCAGCATTGACCGCGCAGGTCTCCGCGGCGCGCAAGCGCCGACGTGGCCGGCTGTCGGAGCTGACAAACCCGTGGGCTGGTTGA